CACCCTCAATAGGAATAGCTTCAAATTGCCAAAACTTGTTATTGAAAGCTTTTTCATTATTGGGTGTTGCATCAGATGAATATCTGATGCGCTTAACAGGTACAGCaatcaagagagagaggagCAAAGCTATGAATGCTGTCAATAACAGCTTTGGCTTCATGCTTGTGGAGAATATTTTGAAAGAACAAAGTTATTTTGGGAGGCGTGGATATTTatgattctatatatataaaaatgacgATGGTAAATCTGTTATGCTGTTACACACTTTAACCAACTATAGTTTGACATAGACATAGTATAGGcagcttcttaaagaaagaaagaggaaaaaagaagaagaagaagaagaagaagaattttacACGTGTCCTTTATGtgattctttcattttctttcttggcAAAATAGAGGAGATGAAACTTCCTGCATGTTTGACAGCATTACAAATTATGTTTTCTCCATTTCTTGGTGTGCACGTGGTATGGTATTTAATGCACattagttattttaaaaaaaaaaatttgcttgtagagaggaaaaattcccgatctatcacaagctgacacattaCACTACCACGTCTACAAAgtacaaccaattacaaggcACCGTCTACTACTAAGTTTTGCTATTACTATTTAAAAACTAATAGAAATTTACCAAGTGTCGTTGAAATAAAGACATAAAAAGCTTGCAAAAACCAATCAAATGTCGTCACGTGTAAACAATGACATAAATAGTCCGGCGCATGTAAGCAATAACATGGGCAGTCCAATCGAGTGTTAACATGTGTcactctaaaaattaaaatatatcaacCAATCAAAATATGTCacttgttttgaagaaaaaatcttAAAACTCCTCTAATCAAACTGTGAcacatgtcaccaatcagaaAATATAAGCAATTTCTCTTACGGGTAGAGTCTTAAATTCtagtgaaaaatattttttgcacttattcatatttattattttatataaataattaatctagACTGATTGAGAATTGTACAcaattttaacatataaaaatgAATGCAATAAAACAGATAAGAAATTATGGACGTGAAAATCAAagatctttcttttttgttctttttggttGCCCTTACATGTTATCTAGGCTGTAGACAACTTATGGATCTAATCTATTATGAGTTAAGTCTGAGCCCAGAAAACTCATACAAAATGGGCTATCTTGTCCTTTTTGTAACTACTAACACAGATTCAATCTCGCAAGTCCAAATTCCGCTTTAACCTGTGTGTACTTTTAAGAGAACAACCCAAAGTGTTAAACCGaaggaaaattatatatttttcttttcactggGAGATAGAACCCTGACTCCACAGAATCCTAGCCTATTGTGAAAAAGCCCAAGTGTGCTGGGTTAGGAAATCGGCCCATTGGAGTCTTTTTGCCAAGACCCTTTTTGCCAAGACTCAGTGGGATAAGACCCATAGAAAGATAAGTTTTGTGGGAGGGAGTGAACCCAAGCTATGCATGTCCTGGATGAAAAGATTTAGAGGAGCTTTCTCAATAATGGACTTTTTCTTCTATTGTAGCAAAAGacgaatggtttttttttttttttgataagagaTGAATGGTTTTTTGAGTGAATGCATGATGGGATTTTGATATTTTCTAGTTTTCTGCATCACCCTTGACTGAGCTAGCTTGTTTTGTGTTGCAATATTAATCTCCTcccaaaatttgttttaaatgcCTGAGGCAGTGAGCTTCTGATTGGTTGTTGAGAtaaaagctttttatttttgagactgATTATTAATGGGGGAAAGTTGTTCATGGAACTAACAGTAACAGATTTGGCTGCACATAAAATTGAGAAGCATATAAATGTGATGAGATTATTATTCCAATTGAAGACATCCATCACTTTGGCTTCCTAGTATGTTTTCTGCAGCCACCCAAACTGAATAAAAAGAACATATATCAGTAGAGAAAAACACCAAACTAACAAAGCAAAACACCAATTTCAACATCCCTGAAGAAATGAAGCTACCTTCCATGCATACATTGCAAAGGAGAGTCTAGTACTAGTATCTGCAGACCAGACAACTGCGAAGGACAACAGTATTGTAACATTGAGCAATGAGATGAGGAGAAACACATAGTTAAGAGCTTCAGGGGCCAAACAGATGCATCTGAAGGTTATTGTTTTTGAAGTTCAAAGTTATGACTCAATGTTGTTAGTTGCAGCGGTGTCTTTAATCTCATATTCCTATCAAATGAACTGGGCATGTGGAGACTAATGGGATGTGGTTCATTTGGATGTTCAGAAAGTTATACACCCCAAAAAATTTCCATCTCACTCTTAGTGCATGTGACAAAGATATGAACAGAATGTTAAAATTAGATTTGATAAGGTGCTGCATCCAAACCATTTGGTTTCCCTATAACGTTTACATGCTTATGattattctaattaaaattatatttgatgaAGCAGCATTTAGGAACTACGTGTCAATGAAATCACCTAGCTCATTTTGGTTATAGCCTTATATGATTTAAAGCAACCAAGTTAGTACTCCTACCAATTGTAGTTCTATTTGTCATATCTTGATGTTGAACTTACCACCATTCAAAATTTGCCCACACTAGACAACAATATCAGTTTCTGCAGAATTGCAATTTATTGAGAAAATTTCTATCAAATGCAGCAATTCCTTCCATATGGCCCGAGACTGCTCAAAGAATGAGAAAGAAGCCCTTAACTATCTGTTTCTCCTCAATAAAGgattaagattttaaaaagtcTTTGATAGAGTTATCCTCTTAAATCCAAAAGTTCCATCATCAACCAAAATCACATATTTTAACATAGAAGCCCGACACAAGAAATTCTCTTATCAAGAACTCTACTCAATACCCTCACAGTGCACTCCTTAATGCTTGGATCACATAAGCAGGTCTATGGCCACCCTCTCACAAGGAGATTAGTAGGTTCGTTTGAGATcactttcttcattttgaacTCCACAAGTTCAAGAAGGTTTAGGTACGTGAACGTTGATAAGATGTCATGAGCAAGCATATTTTAAAAGCACatttaaattagtaaaaatttcaaAGCCATTCCCATATACTGGGGAACAACATTATATACACCCACAAAGCAATGACAGCTTATCTTTAAGCTCCCAAGGCATTCAGAATTTAGAATGAATTCATCTAACTAATTTTGCAGCAACATTGTTTCTCTGAATATTTCAGAGCTGACATCAAAACTTAAAATGAATATGTGGTCCATTGTTATGCTATAGAGGGCGAAGCTCACAAATAGATAAGGAAAGCAAACACAGCAATAATAGCTTCATTTGATCCACAAATTACATAGATATGAAAACTTTCCAACAGCTTCAAATGAGACAACAACTTACCTGTCAATATGAACTTCAAAAGATGACCATTCCAGTTTACTCATTGAGTAAAACTAAGCTCTCCATGAGATTAGCTGTGTAAGCCTTTGGTTCATAATCTCGACTAAGATAGTTCACATTTAAACTCTCAGGGTCAAATGAATAGATTTGAACAGGATAAATTTCCGCTGTAATCAAAAGTTCCCCACTTTTCGTGCAGTCAAAAAAGGAGGTAACATCTCCCAATGGTACAATTTGTTTAGTGACTTTCCAAGACTCAACAATACCATACTCCTTCATCACCCATATGTGGCATTCCTCAATATATTCATCTTGAGTGTTAACAAAAACAATCAAAGCCAGACATCCCTTGAACACCACAAGTTGCTCAGAAATTAGAACTAATCCATCTAAGTAATTCTGAGGTAGTATTATTTCTCGGAATTTCTCATCATTCACATCAAAGGACAGAATGAATTTGTAGCCCTGAATAAATGCTATAGAATGCAAAGatccattaaaaaataaaaaagattgtcCCACAATACTAGTAACAGATCCTCCTGATGGACTAAGTGACTCCACCGACACTACAAACTTTCTCCACGAATTAGAACTCAAGGTGTAAACCTCGGCCACAGGGGGTTGTTCTTTAAAACAACCAATTCTCAAAATCTTGTAGTCACGTTTTTGAGAATGGTAGGCAAGTCCAAGTGTGACACTAACATAAGGAGTAGTATATGGAGTAGCTTTGAACATCTTAAACTTTCTAATGCTTGGGTTCCACAAATATATTTCAAGAATAGGCCAAAATCGATGAATAAATTGTTCCTCACCAGCGAAGCAGAATATGCCATTGCAAAAGCCGACAACGCGTGCACTATGAAATGGGAGTTCAAAAAACCTGGAAATCTCTGTCAATCTGTGGTCGCTATTGCAAACGACTGTGCACAAGTCTCTACTAGACCAAGCGTACCGTGGTTGTGGATTACATAGCAGATAACCATTGTTAcagttgttgttattgttggacAATGATTTAACTTCGTCGAGATGCGTGTTAATGAAGATGGGCTTTGTGATGATGGAGTACCAAGATTTGGAGACGCACCTGAATCGGATTAAGGATTTCACTGGCAGCCGAGTCAGTACGTCGAATAAGACATCATCAGAGAGACGGTGAGGCAGCAAGATTGGTTTTTTCCTAGACTGAGACATGGATGGCTCGATTATGTAGATGGGTGTATGGAAATCTTCTTCAACCATATGAAGCAGATTTGGAATTGGGGTAGGGTTCGGCTTGTGTTTGTGGGAGAGTAGCGAAGATGGGAAAAGTAACCCtggtcctttttcttttttttgaggaacaagTAACCCTGGTCCTTTATTTCAAGTTTTCAGCCGTAATtccaggattttttttttttctaattaactttaaatattaaataattttgttagcTGTCATGTTTTAAAACAATATGAAAAACTACCATCTTAAGTGTCCAAAACTCAAAtttcaagataaaattttagtttataagTCTCGATTTGTAAGCTGTGGTGGGTGACGTGAAAAAAATATCcacgtggaactcaagtttttaagactcgagttccaccattttattttccctttcttcttcttctttctcgcGTCTGTTCCTTCTTCATCGTTGCGTTGCGTCTGTTCCTTCTTCATTGTTCACCCAGTCGTGTCTATTTGTCCACCTAGTCACTGAAAATCAGATTGTCTACCAGCGTTCTTCTCTAACCAGATCGCCCACCCAGCACCAAATCGTCTTCTTCGGCGCTGCGTCTTCAGGTTTGTTGTTCTTCAAGTCCgacaaaaatcgagtttcaaagacTCAGTTTTGCTTTTTAGAACTcaagtcttatagactcgagatctatgtggctAAATTGCTCTACGGCAGCAGTTGAATTCAAGTTTGAAAGCCTCGATTTTTATCATCGAtctcaagtttttaaaactcgagatgctagtttctaAATTTCTCCCAATCGTAtgttaacttattatattttttcctctCACACTGCTACTCAAAAAATTGCCTCTAATTCCAACTTCAAACTATTATATAatgttatatattaaaataatttcagaaagttactttaaaaaattataaaaaaataaggttaaaattttaatttaacaaaaatttaaaaaaaaaactgatcgAAAAACTTTTTTCCTAGCACACATCATGTTTgatactttcttttttccttaaaaattagCACAGTAGTTTACTGCTtttcaaaaattctaaattttaactTCTTAAAAATCCCTTCTTGTgtaatctaattaacaatagacaaatttatatttaaaaattacattaaaccaaaaaaaaaaagccttatcGCGCGTGCGGTGTGcatgtgatgagactagtttgtattattatttagtttaaaaatataaaacctaCATTCTATGtttcactaaaatttatttcaGTACTCTAACGTTTAAGTTGATTCAATTAATGATTttctatcaacttttgttatatgttgtcattatttttctaattttttttcttcaaattttttaaattaaaaaaattcaattaatgattgaaaagtattttccattttttttttcaaaaaattttaacaaaatttgatagaaatgccttaattaaataaatctgaaatttagaggattgaaatgaacaaaagcaaaattagatgactaaaatgaattctaaaaaaacttaaagagtggatttttcattttagtattATAGTTATATATGcactttttttaatacaattatattttcattttttggtgtattaataatataaaagaaaaatagttttggtaatgtaaaagaaaaaggttgaaattatttattatttttttaaacaaattgagggaagaaaacaagaaaaagagaactttttcatcaacaaaaaaatcatttttttaatagcgTTTTGGCTTTTTGATGTTCaagattttgttttgtgattgacaaatttttggatttgtatattataaatatacatataaccATTCAACAAAAAACATCATACTCAACTTGCAATCCATTACAACATAACTCATAAGCAGGGGGTGGACTTCAGATTTCAAGTTAGAGGGGGCTAAAGTATaagaacgaaaaaaaaaaaattccaaataggTATCTATATAGTACTAACAAACTATCAACTAAGATtaatacacaaaatcattatttcttaatacattaagatgcaatcatctaccaacaaagacaaaaaaacacaaaataaaattgcttcTTAAGAGCATCGgttgttgcaaaaaaaaaaaaattattttcacaaaCCAAAACTTACTTTTGCTACTTTAATATATCATTTGAAATGTCACATACATTAGTGATATTGGTATTTGGTATTCTAATATTAAAACACCTTATACTATTACTCTAATATGGGGCTAActataatcttttattttttattttaaagttctgtttttgttaagttttttagtTGGGTAGATACTAGTCGGGCTAGGCTAATACATTGGTTAAGAGACCCAGTGATATCCCCTTGACCCAAGTTTGGTAATAGAATCAAAAAAACATAAGTGATCAACCACACCTTGAACTCTCAATGATTGATAGTGATTTTATAAGTCCTAAAATTTCCCGTGGACAATGCAATTGAGCAATGTGTTCAGGCATGGAAAAATTCACCCAATTTGAACCCAAAGGAAAATACCCAACTCAAACACAAAAGTTATGAGTAGGAGCAAAAACGAATTGACCTATGACACAACCTTTTTTCTGGGTTGGTAACCTGTGACCTGACccatttgttaaaaataaaaccatataAGCTAGTAAATTGCTCCAAATTTTAACCCATTTGAAGGTAAGATGATATAACTGTACAAAGTTGTTGATAAGGTGGACCTTAATGGGGAACTGGAGACACTCGTACAAGCAGGTTTGGCAGATAATATATGGTGCTCTTACAATGGCTGGTTTAATTTATTTCTGTAAATGATGTACAATGACTTCAATTTAGATTAATATTGTATCTACAATATTGTCTTGCTGAGAGCTCTTTTACAATATACACCATTTCATTTTTGGCTGCTATGTAAATTGAAATTTGTTTGACATTTATATGTGGTTTTGTAAACGAATGTAAATTCTGTTCAACTTGCCAGCTcttgcttctaaaaaaaatgctagcTCTTATGTTTGCAATATTAACTATACAACGGGGAAAAATGCCAAGAGACTCTTTGAACTTTGGAGTAATGACCATTACACCctctaaacttttattttaaccaatttaCTCCTTAAACTTCACATATGTGCCAAAAAGAAGCATATGTTACTCTACACATTTCACTTAACGGAACTACCACGAACGTTAActtcatttgaaaaaaagaaaacaaacaaacttccAAACCaatggagagggagagagagaaaaacttaaaatttaaaaaaaaaaaagaaaaaaaaaaaaaaaaagaatgcttCCCACGGTGAACCCAAGACAGTATCGAGACAACCTCATCCTTTTCTCCCTCTACGAATAAAGTTGAAGCATAAGAGCATACCAGATCAATTCAAACTCTATAATTGCAAGCCAAGCTGAACAGCTAATTATTATTCgctatctttattttttcttgaaaaaaaaaagggtaagagAGACACTTGAGTTGGTGTCTTCCCTTTGAAACTGAGAGTGACCATAGTGGCACCATACTCGCTGAGCCCAGGCTTGTAGGAGGGGATTCGGATGAGTCATAGTTATGCACTCAACCCCATCGAGGACACTAGTGAGCATGATCCGAGAGCATGAGGTTTATTTCTAAGTGCTTCCCATTTTGGGATTCGAACTTAGGACCTCCACCTCCTAAACCTATAGGAGTGAGCCTATGATCACTAGACCAACGACCCCTGGTGGTTGAATATATTGGTAGTGACTAATTTGGTACATTTGTGAAGTTCAAAGAGTAATTggctaaaataaaaagttcCAGAGGTATAATAGCCATTACCGAAAAGTTCAAGGGGGTgtcaaagcattttttttttcatatacaaTGGTATAATTTCCTTTGTTGACATAAGAGTGGTCttctatattactatttaaggggtttcctctattttttttttttagtttcctaCAATGTTTTCTCAAAACTTTCAACCGGATATTAATCATTGTTTGCAATGGGTGGGCCCATAGTGAGATAAATCATTGGTCCAGGGAAGTTTTTTCAAAGTGTTGGTGCCCAGACTTGAATTGAAGAGCTCTCATTCAAACCCAAAACAGCCACTTTGAAACTGAGTGCCTAACCACTCGGCCAACCCCACTGGGTTGGGTTTCCTCTAATTGAATTCCTACTTTTAGTTGCCTAAGAGCATTAGCAATGGGGGAtgtaaaaaaatagttattttacATCTTCAAACACTTCTATATCTATTTTACCAACCCATCcaacaatacacccaacattccagttttttttgtgtgcataCAACctgataaaataatataaactacctaataaaaaactaaaaattaagaaaagagagagcgtgagaagaagagagagtgtgtgagagattaaaaaaagtttttttttttaatccccatgaatagtaaggttgcatatatgcaaccttactCACTTTTTCAGTcaacttcaaatttaaaaatacaacttttttttataaaagaaaataaaactactttttttagatagtttcaaatagctctctctctctctctctctctctctctctctctctctctcttgttaaTTCAATAACGAAACTAGTTagtctttaagaaaaaaaaatcctataacTTTTCATCTATATCCCTTAAATTTAGGCACTACTATGTATCCTTATACTTTCTTAATGGCAAGCCAATTGccaaaataaatgataaatctcctttatctctttctttttgaggCATAAGCCGAGGTAATTTTCTTAGTGCTCATTCTTTTCTGTTATCTAATTattaacatcaatttttttatcaatctcTACCATCatgtacttatttttatgtcaGTTCAATTATGTTTATGTTCATTAAATTCTACAATGGCTTTCTTATATTAAGCCTACAATTCATATCTCTCATTGTCACATTAAACCCCAAAATAAAGAGCTTCATTGCAAGTGTGAAAcatgtgtgatgaggctagtttaaTATAATAGTATACTTTCCTTTGTTGACATGAGAGGGGTTTTATGAAGTTCAAAGTTTTCTCTAATCGTGCTTCTTCTTTACTTCTAATTGTTTAACGGTGTCATGGCTTTGATTATCCAAAATGGATTGCACTTACAACTTTAGTAGTTGAGTATTTGTGAACTTTGaattttgtaaacttaaaaatttatgtattatttcccttatattttgagaattttgtaatttttgacatttagtcatttttgttttttttttttcatgtgaaaaatacgaGTAGATCTGCAATCCAATTGTCTTAACCTGCTTACATACTGTTTATGATGACTCGACTCGACCTGTTTTCCATGTCCAAGGATGTGTTTGTTTGAAGGTGAAATAGGGTAGGTAGAaaactttgaagagaaaatgggaaataaaacttttttgtaATGTATTTGGTTAGGTgaggaggaaggaaaataaatggtaggACTCATGTATTTCCTTCCCGGGCCCActaaaaagttttctctccaaaatggagagaaaactaaagGGAGAAATTGGGAATCATTTTTGGACAAAAATGCCCATGTGCAGTTGCACATGGACTTGTCCACGTTGTTCttcttcacacttttttttttcttcctcctgTTGGACATtgcttcttctacttctttttgttttttttttttgttttttttaattgggcaaGGTTTTCCTTGTCcaatgctcatatatatatatatatatatatatatataatctatcTGGGATAGGGTCAACTcctaataattataatgccCTTTTGGTTTTATTATGATCTTCTTAATCGAAGAGTCCAACTAttggattttgagatctctacacatcttcattccttcacttcgaatggtgctagagatgtctccataggttaggttatcataatctatgacacctgaGGGGCTGCAAAgtgtttctttgatcttctgGCTAAAGAGTGTTGGTAACCCATCAATgaacttctccttccaaaatggagagttaCAATCAGTCCTATGCATGACTCGGGTAGTAAAGAAATCTTAATACCATTGGTagtctcctagggttttacatcTAAGATTACTCAGCTGCTCGTAAATCCTAGATGTGATATTGCTaggttttcctatgaagtgtttcatgatcgtATAGATCAggtattgactccatcaggaaCTCCTCTATCAATATTATCAAAGATGGGGGTTCCATCCTAATCTTTTTGGACTGCATgcttgatgtcttctttagacatATCTGTTAAGCGTTGTTCCACCATTGCAGGAGTTTTCCTGTGAATCCTAACACCATCATATTTATGACTTCTTCatggggacggccttcgtccagGTAGTTATTGGCTACCATTGTCATATgttggattttgtttaggatttcttgTTTcgataaaccatctatgttccattcatagagtttACCAGAGGATACTGAGAATTGGTTGCTAACATTTCTTTCCTCTAATTGGAGGTTAGGGGGTGTAGGTCAAgggtaccaattcttggttAAACTGGTTGGATTTATGTTgggatggtaaagccgttttacTTGTAAATCTTGAAACTGGTGTTCTAATTGTTCTATTTCCTTGTCACAATCTTGACTAGAACTACTAGAAGCTGATTGGATGTCTAAAACATGAAGCTGAGTAGTTGCAACTGGCGAAGGGGTGGCTGGTTCCTTTTTTTACTAGTTCTTCTAGCTTCTAGGCAATTATTTCTAAAGCTGTTTTGTCCTTAGGGTAACTAAGGCAGGTGTGCCTAGTGGGTAATTTGACTAGGGGTTTTTCTAAGGCTTGGATAGGTTTACTAGGGCTTCCTGGCTGAAGGATGACCTTGTTCTCGATCCTATCTTCTATCCTGTTAAGCTGTTTTCCTATAACGCTTAAacactggttggtatagttATTCTGTTCAATCACCTTGTTGACTGGTTTATCCTCATTAGTAGAGATTTTGAAAAGAGTGGCAACTATCTCTCTTTTGCGGTGGTTAAAGGTTATGGCTTGTAGGGGTGGATGGCTAGACCTAACAACTTCCTTagttgcattgggtccttctatggtccaagCTCTGGTGAGGACACAAAATTGCTTGTGCTGACCAAAGTATCTTTTAAAGTATATGAAAAATGGGACATTACGACATAGT
This genomic stretch from Castanea sativa cultivar Marrone di Chiusa Pesio chromosome 9, ASM4071231v1 harbors:
- the LOC142610829 gene encoding F-box/kelch-repeat protein At3g23880-like produces the protein MVEEDFHTPIYIIEPSMSQSRKKPILLPHRLSDDVLFDVLTRLPVKSLIRFRCVSKSWYSIITKPIFINTHLDEVKSLSNNNNNCNNGYLLCNPQPRYAWSSRDLCTVVCNSDHRLTEISRFFELPFHSARVVGFCNGIFCFAGEEQFIHRFWPILEIYLWNPSIRKFKMFKATPYTTPYVSVTLGLAYHSQKRDYKILRIGCFKEQPPVAEVYTLSSNSWRKFVVSVESLSPSGGSVTSIVGQSFLFFNGSLHSIAFIQGYKFILSFDVNDEKFREIILPQNYLDGLVLISEQLVVFKGCLALIVFVNTQDEYIEECHIWVMKEYGIVESWKVTKQIVPLGDVTSFFDCTKSGELLITAEIYPVQIYSFDPESLNVNYLSRDYEPKAYTANLMESLVLLNE